Genomic segment of Niallia taxi:
CTTCACTTCCCCTTCTGTCACATCATCTAAAGAAGCTAAAATATTTAAAAGTGTTGATTTCCCAGAGCCTGATTCTCCCATAATCGCAATATATTCCCCTTTATTTACGGTGAAGCTTATATCAACCAATGCCTCGACACTTGCACCTCTGCGAGATTGGTATACCTTTTTTACATTTTGAACCTTTAATATTTCCATCATTATCCCTCCAAAATAAAAAAACCTTTGCTCTCAGTACATTAATCATACTGAAAACAAAGGTTTTCTTTATTTGGGTTATATAACAATTTCCTGCTTTTTTTCTGCGTAAAATCTTACGAAAATCTTACGATAATGGCAGACGCACTGTAAAACTAATATTTTGCCCAGCTGATTCTGCTGAAATTGTGCCGTGATGCTGTTCCATAATTTGCTTCGCAATAGCAAGCCCTATTCCAGCTCCGCCATTTCGAGTCGACCTTGATTCGTCTAACCGATAAAATTGCTCAAAAATACGGTCCAGCTTTTCACGCTCAATTGGATAGCCTTTATTACTGAATTGAATCACTGCATTATCTTCCTCCTGCTTAACGGAAATAACAATTTCACTGTTTTCAAAGCTATAATGCACGGCATTGCTAACTAGATTGTCAAGCACTCTCTGAATTTTCTCCGCATCACAAACAATCTCCATATTATTACTGCCTTCAAGCCGATAGGTTAAGTTCTTAGCTGTAAGTACAGGCTGAAATTCAAACAGCAGCTGCTCAAGCATTAAGGACACATTCACTTTGCTATAATTTAACGGTATCGTCGATAAATTAAAACGGGTTATTTCAAAAAATTCATTAATTAAATCATCTAAGCGTTCTGCATTAGTCATCGTAACATGGATAAACTTTTGATACATCTCATCTGAAATATTCTTTTCATCCCTCAGCAGTGTCAAATAACCAATTATAGAGGAAATTGGTGTTTTTAAATCATGTGCAAGATAAACAATTAAATCATTTTTGCGCTGCTCAGCTTCCTTTGCCACACGCTCATTTTCCTTCAACTCGAAACGCAATTTTTCCAAGCCTGCTTCCGCATCCTTTAAAATAGGTGGAAGCTGTACATCTTGTTTATCCTCGAGTGTGATTGTTTCTAAATTCGCTGACAAGACACCCAAATACTTTATCAGCTGTCTGCGCTGAATCAATAAAATGATAAAAACACAAGCAGCAAATAAACTTGGTGCAAGTACTAATAAGCGGTTACTTAACCAGTTAATCGTATCACCCAATAAACCAGCTACCCCTTGTGCATCGTTTAAACTAACTAGAATAAAAGACAAAAGAAAAATAATAACAAAACAAGAAAGGGTCATGATAATAAAGCGTACTGCTAGGTAATTGGAAATTTTCGCAACGTTTGCTTTCTTATTCAATTTTATATCCCACTCCCCAAACTGTTTTAACATATTTTGGCTTTTTTACAGGTTCCTTCAGCTTCTCACGCAGCCTGGCAATATGAGCCATAACCGTATTGTTATTTTCTATAAACTTCTCTCCCCAAACCTTCTCAAAAAGCTCCTCAGAAGAGATAACCTTCCCCTGATTTTCGGATAGGCACCATAAAATAGAAAACTCAATTGGAGTTAACTCGATAGGCTCACCAAATAAGGAACAGCTATGTGTAGCTTTATTAATTTTCAAGCCTCTAATATCATATTCATCCACTTCTTTAACACTAACTGCCTTTTCATTATATCGCTTATATCTCCGCAATTGAGTTTTGACTCTTGCCACGACCTCAAGTGGGTTAAAGGGCTTCGTCATATAATCATCTGCGCCGATTGTCAGTCCAGTTATTTTATCAATATCCTCGATTTTGGCTGTTAACATAATAATCGGATAAAAATAGTGCTCGCGGATTTTTTTACATAGCTCAAACCCGTTTATTCCTGGCACCATTACATCCAATATCGCTAAATCATATTCCGTTTTCTTGATACTCTCTAATGCATCCTGTCCATTATTATAAGTGTCAACAACATAGCCTTGATCACTCAAGTAGATTTCCAACAAGTTAGAAATATCCTCTTCATCTTCAACAAGTAATATTTTTTGATTCACTACAATTTCCCCTTTAATACAGTTTTTACAGTTTCTATTTTTTGTATAGTTAAAGTTTTATTTCCTTTTTATTAGTATACATTAACTTGCGTTATACCAAGAAGGAAAACTCGATAGACTTTTTCTTCATTTAGAATAAGGTTTTTAGTAGTGAGGTTGGGATTGTTGCGGGATTTATCTTCAGACAAGGCCTGAGATGGCGTAATTTGTCTTTGGAGACTTTTCATATTTTTCATGTCCTTCACCTTGGACATGTTCCAATATTAAATAGTAATTGCCACCCTTAAATTCTTTACCACACTAAAAACATAATTGAAATTATCAAATAATAGTGTTACAATACTGTAGTCTTCTAACATATTAGCAGACTAAAGCGAAATGCAATTACACTTAATTAAAGGTGGTCTATATAATATGAAACGTTTATTAACTATGATTCTATTAGTGGCTGCGGTTTTCTCGATCGTTGCTGGTTGTTCTAAGTCATCTTCAAAAGAGGACGATACATTGGTAATTGGGATTGATGATAAGTTTGCTCCGATGGGATTCCGTGATGAAAATAATGAGGTTGTTGGCTTTGACATTGATTATGCGAAGGCTGCTGCTGAGAAAATGGACATGAAGGTTGAGTTTCAACCAATTGACTGGGAAACAAAAGAGTCTGAGCTAAGCAGCGGACGTATTGACCTTATTTGGAATGGTTACACGATCACAGATGAGCGTAAGAAAAAGGTTCTTTTCACAAAGCCTTATTTGAAAAATGCACAGGTTGTAGTTACTCTTGCTGATTCAAAGGTTACTAAACTAGCTGATTTAGAAGGAAAAGTGGTTGGTCTTCAATCATTATCTTCTGCAGCAGATGCACTTGATGCTGATCCAATTAAATCTAAAATTAAAACAGTAACAGAGTTCTCCGATAATGTGTCTGCATTAAATGACTTAAAAAATGGCCGTTTAGATGCTGTAGTTATTGATGAAATTGTTATTGATTACTATATGACGAAAGAGGAAGGTTCATTTAAGATTCTTGATGAGTCACTTGCTCCAGAGGAATATGGTGTAGGTGTGAAAAAAGGAAATGAAGAGCTGCTTGAAAAGCTGCAAAAAGCGCTTGATGAGATGAATGAGGACGGCACTGCTGCTGAAATCTCTGATAAGTGGTTCGGCGACGATATCGTAATAAAATAATAACCAATTTTAAGATGATGCAGGATTTCCATTAGGGGAATCCTGTATTGTGTTCGGAGGTAACCTTTTATGTCTTTTGATTATATTAAATCCATTACAATGCCTCTCCTTGAAGGGGCACAGATGACCGTTCTATTGTTTATCATTGCCATCGTGGTTTCGATACCACTTGGTTTTCTATTAACACTTGCTGTAAGAAGCAGCTTCAAGCCACTTTCTTGGTTTGCTCAAGGCTATATTTACATCCTGCGCGGCACACCGCTGTTGCTGCAGCTTCTGTTTATCTGTTTTGGTTTGCCGATGCTTCCAGTAGTTGGTGAGTATTTGGTATTAGATAGATTTGTTGCCGCTTGTTTAGGATTTATCTTAAACTATGCCGCTTATTTCGCAGAAATTTTCCGAGGCGGACTTATTGCTATTGATAAGGGCCAATACGAAGCATCCCAGGTTCTGGGCTTGAACAAATTCCAAACGTTGCGCAAAATCATTCTTCCGCAAATGTTCCGCATCGCTCTTCCGGCTGTGGCGAATGAATCTGTTACACTTGTTAAGGATACTGCACTGCTTTATGCCGTTGCTGTACCAGAATTACTGCATTTTGCTCAAGCGGCTGTCAATCGCGACTTTTCTATTGCTCCGTTTGTAGTTGCAGGTGTTATCTATTTAATTATGACACTAGTACTTACGATTATCTTTAAATGGCTCGAACGCCGATTCAAATTTGAATAAGAAGGAGTTGGTGAACATGGCTATTATTGAAATCTCCAACCTAAAAAAATCATATGGTAATCTCGACGTATTAAAGCAGATTACATTTAATGTTAATAAAAATGAAGTAGTCGCAGTAATTGGTCCGTCTGGATCTGGAAAAAGCACGATGCTGCGCAGTCTTGTTAATCTCGAACAAATCGACAACGGCAATATATGTGTTAGCGGTAATTATTTAGTGAAAGATGGGGCTTATGTAAAACCGCAAGAGATTAAACAAATCACTAGCAAAATGGGGATGGTTTTCCAGCATTTCAACCTCTTCCCTCATTTAACTGTGAGAGAGAATTTAGAGCTTGCTCCAAAAACGGTGAAAAAGGAAGATTCCAAAGAAATTCATCGCAGAAGCAGTGAGCTTCTGGAGAAAATCGGATTAACTGCTTGGGCTGATTCATTCCCGGCCAAACTTTCAGGCGGTCAAAAACAACGGGTTGCCATTGCAAGAGCTCTTATGATGAACCCGGAAATTATGTTATTCGATGAGCCAACCTCTGCCCTTGATCCAGAATTGACTGGCGAGGTATTACAGGTGATGAAGGACCTTGCTCAAGAAAACATGACAATGATTGTGGTAACACATGAAATGGGCTTTGCAAGAGAGGTTGCAGACAGAGTCGTGTTCATGGACAACGGAGAGATTGTGGAGTCTGGCACTCCAGCCGAGTTGTTTACAAACCCAAAGTTTGAACGAACTAAAGCGTTCTTAAACCGCAGTTTGAAATAATAGCAAAAGAAGAAACCTCCCAAAAAGGAGGTTTCTTCTTTTTTTATACCTATTTATTATTTTTAACCCATTCGATGATTTCATCTATATTATCTTCCAGATCAATTGCGACTGTACCATCTTCCGGTATTTGACTAAGGCCGTTTTCCAGTTCATTTATCTTTGTGCTTAATTCCGCTAAGCTTGAATCTGCACCCTTCTTTTTCGCCTTTTCCATCAGTTCGATGAATTGCGCGTCTTCCTCAAGCTCACCAACAAGACTCCATAATTCATGAAGCACTGTTTCTAATTGCACTGCTGATTGCTGTACCTTTTGTAGTGTTGCGATTGTTTTTTCCATATGTAATCCTTCCTTGTTTAAGACTAGTAAGTATATATAGAATATCTCTTTCTATCAGTTATTACAAATAATTCTCGATTTTTAGGCTGTTTCAATTTTCTTTAAAAAAGGTATATATAAAGTACACTTAAATAATTATTTTATAGGAGGTCTAAACATGTCCTTGTCCATATTACAAAAAATCACCCTAATTCTAAGTATTATCGGTGCCATCAACTGGGGCTTAATCGGCTTCTTCCAATTTGATCTTGTCGCAGCCATCTTTGGTGGCGAGGATGCCGGAATGGCGAGATTTATCTTTATTCTTGTAGGAATTTCTGGTCTTATTAGTATTAGTATTTTAAATAATAGTAGAACAAGCCTGGAAGCTGGGCGCAGCTACACTACAAATCACTAATGTTTTCGGAGTTGGTATGCTTGCCAGCTCCTTTTCATGCATTCATGCAAAAAGACATCCAGCTGGATGCCTGATTTTTTCCTTATTTATATGTATTAACGAACTTCTAAAGCCTCTTCATTCGTAACTGGTCCATCCATTTCATTGATGATTTCAAGCATTTCTGCTCTTAGCTCCTCCCATTCGTTTAAGGGCAGTGCTACAATTTTTTTCCCGTTAGCATTCTCATTTACTCTTTGTGCTTGATCAATCCAACGCCAAACTTGAAATAAAAATTGTCTATCCTTCATTATTGCATCTCCTTTATGAGTTATTGACCCCTTACTATATACAATAATTCTGTGCGCAATTCTTAAATACCTCTAGCTTAATAGAAGCTTTACAAAATATTAAAAAAAGAGAAAAAGCTAATGCTTCTCCTCTAATTTATATTCCTTATTAATGTCGCTTATGCAGCCAAAGTACACCGCTTTTTGCCAGTCTTGGCAATAGTCCTGTAAATGACTTTTCGAACATGTTGCCGAAGCCGTCGTTTTTACCAAGTGAACCTAAAGTACCGCGCAGTTTAATCTCACCTGGCGCTTTTGGCTCTCTGCCTGATAGAATATCATACAGGATATTGGCAATTTGTTCTCCTTGGTGCTGTGCTAATTGTCCGCTTGGCGAGAAGGTCGATGACGCGCAATCCCCAACAATATATACAGTCGGTTTGTCTGGAACTTGGTGGAATTGATTGACGACAATCTTTTCATATCTGTCCTTTTCAAACGGCAGCTCTCTTACTAAACGGTTCGGTCTTACGCCTGCCGTCCAAAGTGTTACATCTGTTAATGTACAAACGCCATTATTACAGATTGCGCCTTGCTCCAAATATTCAACATTTGCATGATGAATAATATTTACATCGTTTTCCTTGAACCATTTTTCCACATATTGCTGAACCTTTGGTGCAAATGGACTAAGCACTGCACTTCCTCTGTCAAAAAGACTAATGTTTAAATCCGGGCGGCTTTCTCTTATTTCAGAAGCAACCTCTACCCCACTCAAGCCTGCACCAATAACGGCAACATGCTGATAGGACTTCAATTCATTCACTGCCAGAGCCGCTCTTCTCGCTTTAGAGATAGTCTGAACACTGTCTGAAAATTGTTCTGCACCTTCAACATTGTGATAATTATCTTCACAGCCTAAGCCAATAATCAAATAATCATACGGAACTGTTTCGGTACTGTCTTTCATGACGATTTCATCTTTATCACTATCAATTTTAACTACTTCTCCCCAAACATAATCCACTTGGTCATGCTTAGGAAAATTCATTCTTACCTGTCTATCAGACACCGTTCCTGCAGCTAATGCATAAAACTCTGTCTTCAAACAATGGTACGGATTCCGGTCAATTACTGTAATTTGAACATCTCTTGGTAATTGTTTATTTAATAGGTCCTGCAGTATCTGGAATCCTCCATAACCTCCGCCTAATATTACTAGTTTCTTCATGTAAACACACCTTACCTTGTCAGCAAATTTAGATACATAATCAAAACATATAAAGTAAATCAAGCAATCTACTTAATTGTATCTGTTTCTGATATTTTCCGCAATTCCACTTTGGAAATAGTGTATTCCTTATATACTAGATTGTTAATTACCGTTTAATTTTCAGCACCGTAAATTACTTATCTGGCTTTTCACCCTCTTTTTCATCCATATAAGCCTGGAAACGTCCTTCCTCGCCAATTCCAGTATCAATAAAATAATTAACTTTATTTGTATCTTGATCAACAATCGGTTTTACTGTATGTATCGGTTCTAATATTCCACCACCATACGGACGATTAGGAAGGTGCAGAAGTACATTTATATCCGTATCTGGGTCACAGTCTTGTAAAATCTCTATAAGTTCTTTTACCTTCATTTGCTACTCCTTATTAATTGATGCGACAGCTTAAAGTACATATGGATTTAAGCACTTTTCCTCATTTGAATCATCCACTTTATAAGTTTATCACGGTCAACTAAATCAACATTATTTGATTTAGCCAATCCTATAGCGGGCTTAGTATTATAATTATTCGTTATAACCCAGCACTCATCTGCTTTATAATGACTTTTTGCCGCTGCAATTTCCTGTACAACTTTAATTCCTACTTTATTTTTATACCTTTTAGCTTGGACAATAATCTTTTTATTATTGCCATGCAAAACTAAATCAGCACCATAATCACCAGTTACCGGTGTTTTTTGAACGCTATATCCTTTAGACTTTAGTAACGTATATAAATAATCCTCAAACACGCTTTCTTTCATTTTATCAACATCTAAAATGCCTGATTTTTTCAGGTTATAATACCTTATTAAATTCACTATAAACACTAATAGTAATCCCGTTCCAAAAAATACTAGCAATCCAATAGTTAAACCAGGATCTGCAGTTAACATCCCCCACATCAGTTCAAAACTCATACCAAATGATTCTGAAAAACTTGGCAAACAAATCTCCTCATAATACAAATTACCTATACATAATATCACATTCCTCCCAATAAATTTCTAATAAATAGAAATTTATACCAATATTTAACCACATATGTTAACAATACAAATATATCCATTGGTTACTTCCTGTTTTATGCCTAAAAAATTAAACTTTGCTATTACAAATTTGGTACGGGACAGAATTATTTCGATTTAATATGAACCAAAGAGATGCTTAAAAGGAAAGTGATAATATAAGATTACTAAAAATGCGAATATTATTTGTTGCGCTGCTATGTCTTTAAAAATATCCAAACAAAAAAGAGCGCCGAGTTTCCTCAACGCTCTTCCACCATATTAAGCCTTCTTCTCCCCAGGCTTAGATCCTTTAATAAAGAAAGCTAACACGAAAGCAACTACTGTCAAGTAAGTGGCAACCATAAATGCATCATTGATTCCCATTACTGTTCCTTCCTTCGCTGCTTGTGCAATGCCTAGTTTATCTGTTTTCAGGATGTTATGCAGCTTCATCCAGTCTTCAGCATGGTTTGCACCTTGGTTTGTCATGATTGATACGAAGAAGGCCATGCCGATTGCTCCGGCTACCATTCTGAATGTATTAACCATAGCTGTTCCATATTTATTCAATTTCAAGCCTAAATCATTAAGTCCTGCCGTAAAGATCGGCATCATGATTAGTGACATTCCTAACATTCTGATTGTATATACCCATAAGATGTAAGAGTAGCTAGTATGAACTTCTAATCTTGTTAATGCATATGTTGTCACCATTGTGATTGCCAAACCGATAACAGCAAGCCATCTTGCACCATATTTATCAAACAGCTTACCTGTAATCGGAGACATGATACCCATAACGATTCCGCCGGGCAGCAGCATAAACCCTGCCTCTAATGCACTGAAACCGTGAATGTTTTGCATATAGATTGGCATTAGGATCATACCAGAGAACATCGACATTGTTACAGCAACATTAATGATTGTTGTTAATGTAAAGAGCTTGTACTTGAAGATTCTAAACTCCAATATTGGATGTTTAACAACAAACTGGCGCCATACGAACAGAATAAGGCTGATTCCACCAACGATAAACATTGTTACTACTTCTGTTGATGACCAGCCTTTTGAGCCAGCTGTTGAAAAGGCGTATAGTACTCCGCCAAATCCGATTGTTGATAAAATAACTCCTAATGTATCTAGCTTCGGTCTGCTTGTTTGTGTGACATTTTTCACGAAGAAAATTGCGAGAATAAAGTCAATGAGAGCAATTGGGGCAATAATATAGAATATAACACGCCAATTGTAGGATTCAATAATCCAGCCAGCCCATGTTGGACCGATTGCAGGAGCGAAGTTCATTGCCACACCGAAAATACCCATGGCGAATCCGCGTCTGTTTAGTGGGAAAATAGTGAAAATCACATTTGTAATCAATGGGAATAGAATTCCTGCACCGATTGCTTGTACGACCCGTCCAACGAGCATAATCGGGAATGTGCCAGCCATTGCACATATTAACGTACCAATCGCAAATACGCCGATTGAAAATAAAAATAATTGCCTTGTCGTAAATCTCTCCATTAGGAAAGCTGTCACCGGAATAACAATACCATTTGTTAACAGAAATATTGTACTTAACCAGTTCGCTTTCACTGCATCAATGTGGAAATGTGCCATGATATCAGGCAATGCGACATTTATAACAGTCTGATTTAAAAACGCAACAAAAGCCCCTGCCAGCAAAACAGCAAAAATTGGTGTTGTACTAATAGGTTTTGTTGCAGATTTTGCCATAGTATTCAATTGTATTTTCTCCTTTATTATTTCATTTATAAGTCAACTGAGAACGACTGATAGTCAAATTCTAATATGCTCATAAAGAGAAATACTATACTAGTAGAATTAAAATTGGATTAAAATTTATTAAAATCTTTGTGAATCAGCTTATAATTAGGAAATTTAGTTCTTACGCAGAATATTTCAGTTATGCTGCTAAAATCCCCCAGTCAACAAAAGATAGATTTTTGTTTGACATGGGAAGATCAATTTCTACAATTTACTCATCAATTTTTTTTGTCGAAACATCTTCCATAAAATCAGAAAACAACTAATATGTTTTTTTGGCTAAAATATTAAAATGTAAGTAGATTGAGTGGTAAAATAAAAAACTCCCTAATTTTAAGGGAGTTAAATTTTTTCTTATTCAATTGTATCAGCTAAAACTGCAGGTAAAGTTATATCCCAACCAGCTTGAGATTCATAATTGTAAGATCCATAGACTTCTCCATATATAGTTACTACATCCTCTTCTACAAAGTCTGTTAGACCATCATATTCAACAAAGATAAGGTCGTTGGAATTCCATCCGAAGGAATCTTGGGTAACAGCTAACCTTATTTGTGTAAGGTCGTCGCCTTCCATAATTTGAATTATTTGCCCCTCATACTTAACGTATTCACCGGTATGACGGTCAGGGTTTTTCTTAAATTGGGCATATTCTATAGGTTGGGCATTAGCTTTCTTTTCTTCAGCTTCTTTTTTCGCCTTTTCCTCAGCCTTAGCAGCTGCCATAGCTTCTTCTTCTGCTTTAGCCTTAGCTTCTGCCTCAGCTTTTACTTTCTCTTCTTCAGCCTTTTTTGCTTCTTCTTCTGCTTGTTGTTTCTCCTCAGCTTCACGAACAGCCTTTTCTTCAGCGGATTCCTCGGAAGCTTTACTACTTGCAGATTCTGATGTTGTACTGTCTGAAGTTGCCCCAACAACAACTGCTGCAATAATGATCACTGCAAGAGACATAAGTGAATACTTAAATTTCTTTTTAGCCGTTCCGTTTTTCTTAACTAAAGCGAGTAAGCCCATGATTAAAAAAGTTATAAATCCAAGCATTCCTAGAAATGCTAATATACTTCCCAAAACTTCCATTAAATATTTCCCCCTATTTTATATAATCAATTAAACCGCTTACATTTTTTACAATTGATAATATTGTCTTTTTAAAAATTGCTTAGTATATAGATTGTATCTATAAAAGTATCTACCAAAAAATATATGTTTATTTACGATATATCCATTTTTTTCTTACATTTTAAGAATCATTTACTTATATTTTTCTCCCCCTGTGATTATCTTGTTGTTGCCTTCTTTTTTATAATAATTCTAATTAAATACAAAAGCAATACTCTAGTACATAACAAAGTTTACCATTCTAATTTGCTATATTGCGCCAATTTTCTTACTATTTTATTCTAAGTGAGGTAGTTAAGCTTTAAGCTATTATAAAAATGGAATAAAAGAGGAGCAATTTATTAATAAAAGGAACAATAATACGCCAGGAGTTGGCCTTTAAGGGATAATAAAATACTATCAATTAACTAGAAATAGTAAAGTTTTGGGCATAATTATTAAATGGATTGATGAACAATTTTAACAGATACTCGTTAAAAAAATGTAAATAAAATGGTTCAAATGCTAACACCTTCGTATTTATACGAAGAAACTAAATATCCAACAAATTTACCTTATTTAGAACGCGCGATTTGGCGTATACAACAAAAATTTTGTGTTTGGATTTGAAAATCACCAAAAATTATAGGATAATGCGCTAATTATAAGTGTTTTACCGTTAGCAAAGATTGGTCTGTTACTAAAAAATCCCGAGGAATATTTACACAGTTAGATCTATCAGCTGTCAAGTCAATTAAAGTGATATTCAAAGCACTAAAAAGGCGTTACCAGATGGAATATTGCGTTGTTCGTTGCTTAC
This window contains:
- a CDS encoding sensor histidine kinase, whose product is MNKKANVAKISNYLAVRFIIMTLSCFVIIFLLSFILVSLNDAQGVAGLLGDTINWLSNRLLVLAPSLFAACVFIILLIQRRQLIKYLGVLSANLETITLEDKQDVQLPPILKDAEAGLEKLRFELKENERVAKEAEQRKNDLIVYLAHDLKTPISSIIGYLTLLRDEKNISDEMYQKFIHVTMTNAERLDDLINEFFEITRFNLSTIPLNYSKVNVSLMLEQLLFEFQPVLTAKNLTYRLEGSNNMEIVCDAEKIQRVLDNLVSNAVHYSFENSEIVISVKQEEDNAVIQFSNKGYPIEREKLDRIFEQFYRLDESRSTRNGGAGIGLAIAKQIMEQHHGTISAESAGQNISFTVRLPLS
- the vanR gene encoding VanR-ABDEGLN family response regulator transcription factor; its protein translation is MNQKILLVEDEEDISNLLEIYLSDQGYVVDTYNNGQDALESIKKTEYDLAILDVMVPGINGFELCKKIREHYFYPIIMLTAKIEDIDKITGLTIGADDYMTKPFNPLEVVARVKTQLRRYKRYNEKAVSVKEVDEYDIRGLKINKATHSCSLFGEPIELTPIEFSILWCLSENQGKVISSEELFEKVWGEKFIENNNTVMAHIARLREKLKEPVKKPKYVKTVWGVGYKIE
- a CDS encoding amino acid ABC transporter substrate-binding protein — translated: MKRLLTMILLVAAVFSIVAGCSKSSSKEDDTLVIGIDDKFAPMGFRDENNEVVGFDIDYAKAAAEKMDMKVEFQPIDWETKESELSSGRIDLIWNGYTITDERKKKVLFTKPYLKNAQVVVTLADSKVTKLADLEGKVVGLQSLSSAADALDADPIKSKIKTVTEFSDNVSALNDLKNGRLDAVVIDEIVIDYYMTKEEGSFKILDESLAPEEYGVGVKKGNEELLEKLQKALDEMNEDGTAAEISDKWFGDDIVIK
- a CDS encoding amino acid ABC transporter permease — encoded protein: MSFDYIKSITMPLLEGAQMTVLLFIIAIVVSIPLGFLLTLAVRSSFKPLSWFAQGYIYILRGTPLLLQLLFICFGLPMLPVVGEYLVLDRFVAACLGFILNYAAYFAEIFRGGLIAIDKGQYEASQVLGLNKFQTLRKIILPQMFRIALPAVANESVTLVKDTALLYAVAVPELLHFAQAAVNRDFSIAPFVVAGVIYLIMTLVLTIIFKWLERRFKFE
- a CDS encoding amino acid ABC transporter ATP-binding protein, translated to MAIIEISNLKKSYGNLDVLKQITFNVNKNEVVAVIGPSGSGKSTMLRSLVNLEQIDNGNICVSGNYLVKDGAYVKPQEIKQITSKMGMVFQHFNLFPHLTVRENLELAPKTVKKEDSKEIHRRSSELLEKIGLTAWADSFPAKLSGGQKQRVAIARALMMNPEIMLFDEPTSALDPELTGEVLQVMKDLAQENMTMIVVTHEMGFAREVADRVVFMDNGEIVESGTPAELFTNPKFERTKAFLNRSLK
- a CDS encoding DUF378 domain-containing protein — translated: MSILQKITLILSIIGAINWGLIGFFQFDLVAAIFGGEDAGMARFIFILVGISGLISISILNNSRTSLEAGRSYTTNH
- a CDS encoding NAD(P)/FAD-dependent oxidoreductase, with protein sequence MKKLVILGGGYGGFQILQDLLNKQLPRDVQITVIDRNPYHCLKTEFYALAAGTVSDRQVRMNFPKHDQVDYVWGEVVKIDSDKDEIVMKDSTETVPYDYLIIGLGCEDNYHNVEGAEQFSDSVQTISKARRAALAVNELKSYQHVAVIGAGLSGVEVASEIRESRPDLNISLFDRGSAVLSPFAPKVQQYVEKWFKENDVNIIHHANVEYLEQGAICNNGVCTLTDVTLWTAGVRPNRLVRELPFEKDRYEKIVVNQFHQVPDKPTVYIVGDCASSTFSPSGQLAQHQGEQIANILYDILSGREPKAPGEIKLRGTLGSLGKNDGFGNMFEKSFTGLLPRLAKSGVLWLHKRH
- a CDS encoding restriction endonuclease, encoding MPSFSESFGMSFELMWGMLTADPGLTIGLLVFFGTGLLLVFIVNLIRYYNLKKSGILDVDKMKESVFEDYLYTLLKSKGYSVQKTPVTGDYGADLVLHGNNKKIIVQAKRYKNKVGIKVVQEIAAAKSHYKADECWVITNNYNTKPAIGLAKSNNVDLVDRDKLIKWMIQMRKSA
- a CDS encoding DHA2 family efflux MFS transporter permease subunit, whose translation is MAKSATKPISTTPIFAVLLAGAFVAFLNQTVINVALPDIMAHFHIDAVKANWLSTIFLLTNGIVIPVTAFLMERFTTRQLFLFSIGVFAIGTLICAMAGTFPIMLVGRVVQAIGAGILFPLITNVIFTIFPLNRRGFAMGIFGVAMNFAPAIGPTWAGWIIESYNWRVIFYIIAPIALIDFILAIFFVKNVTQTSRPKLDTLGVILSTIGFGGVLYAFSTAGSKGWSSTEVVTMFIVGGISLILFVWRQFVVKHPILEFRIFKYKLFTLTTIINVAVTMSMFSGMILMPIYMQNIHGFSALEAGFMLLPGGIVMGIMSPITGKLFDKYGARWLAVIGLAITMVTTYALTRLEVHTSYSYILWVYTIRMLGMSLIMMPIFTAGLNDLGLKLNKYGTAMVNTFRMVAGAIGMAFFVSIMTNQGANHAEDWMKLHNILKTDKLGIAQAAKEGTVMGINDAFMVATYLTVVAFVLAFFIKGSKPGEKKA